From Canis lupus baileyi chromosome Y, mCanLup2.hap1, whole genome shotgun sequence, one genomic window encodes:
- the LOC140629098 gene encoding sex-determining region Y protein yields the protein MFRALNCDDHGAAVQQNAFGFPRKSSDRWTDNSTSNYRCESGGNGRDSGRNRVRRPMNAFLVWSRDQRRKMALENPQMQNSEISKQLGYQWKMLTEAEKWPFFEEAQRLQAMHREKYPDYKYRPRRKATAQKSHKLLPAASSSMLCKQVHVDERFYPFTYTDSCSRAAHTRMEDQLSCSQPMSTARSLLQQEYHSSSASLRDSPETLAAQMSADASFYSK from the coding sequence ATGTTCAGGGCATTGAACTGCGATGATCACGGTGCAGCGGTACAACAAAATGCCTTCGGCTTTCCGAGAAAGTCTTCCGACCGTTGGACGGACAATTCAACCTCGAATTATCGGTGTGAAAGCGGAGGAAACGGTAGAGACAGCGGCCGCAATCGCGTCAGACGACCCATGAACGCATTCTTGGTGTGGTCTCGCGATCAAAGGCGCAAGATGGCTCTAGAGAATCCCCAAATGCAAAACTCAGAGATCAGCAAGCAGCTGGGGTACCAGTGGAAAATGCTTACAGAAGCCGAAAAATGGCCATTCTTCGAGGAGGCGCAGAGACTACAGGCCATGCACCGAGAGAAATACCCGGACTATAAATACCGACCTCGTCGGAAGGCCACGGCACAGAAAAGTCACAAATTGCTACCTGCAGCCTCCTCCTCCATGCTATGCAAGCAGGTGCACGTAGATGAGAGGTTCTACCCCTTCACCTACACGGACAGCTGTAGTAGGGCTGCACACACACGAATGGAGGACCAGTTAAGCTGCTCACAACCCATGAGCACAGCCAGGTCGCTGCTGCAACAGGAGTACCACAGCAGCTCCGCAAGCCTCCGTGACAGTCCGGAAACCTTGGCCGCACAGATGTCCGCTGACGCTTCTTTTTACTCTAAGTAA